The following coding sequences lie in one Paramormyrops kingsleyae isolate MSU_618 chromosome 15, PKINGS_0.4, whole genome shotgun sequence genomic window:
- the nmu gene encoding neuromedin-U isoform X1, with the protein MKATLLLPLLLLLSAGPACQSAPVSSPALVPEQQLQLLDEIEDACMSFLTAEARPQDIDTLGQLCYMAMRAVQHSQDFTGRGDAKRFLFHYSKSQDSGDTEGTAPVLHPLLQLVPQLHTRRLRRITFGENLHGPGGIQSRGYFLYRPRNGRRSVTLV; encoded by the exons ATGAAGGCGActctgctgctgccgctgctgctgctgctttccGCGGGTCCTGCGTGCCAAA GTGCCCCAGTTTCATCCCCGGCGCTGGTTCCAGAGCAGCAGCTTCAGCTGCTGGATGAG ATAGAGGATGCGTGTATGAGCTTCCTCACTGCAGAAGCCAGGCCTCAG GATATCGACACACTCGGACAACTTTGCTACATGGCGATGAGGGCAGTACAGCATTCTCAG GACTTCACAGGCAGGGGTGACGCTAAAAGG TTTTTATTTCACTACAGTAAGAGCCAAGATTCTGGAGACACGGAGGGCACA GCACCTGTGTTGCACCCCTTGCTGCAGCTCGTACCGCAGCTACACACCAGAAGACTCAGGAGAATCACCTTTGGG GAGAATCTTCATGGACCAGGTGGCATCCAAAGCAGAGGCTACTTCCTGTATCGG ccaAGAAATGGAAGAAGATCAGTCACACTTGTTTAA
- the nmu gene encoding neuromedin-U isoform X2, with amino-acid sequence MQDYYKLISGIWLAGAPVSSPALVPEQQLQLLDEIEDACMSFLTAEARPQDIDTLGQLCYMAMRAVQHSQDFTGRGDAKRFLFHYSKSQDSGDTEGTAPVLHPLLQLVPQLHTRRLRRITFGENLHGPGGIQSRGYFLYRPRNGRRSVTLV; translated from the exons ATGCAAGACTACTATAAGCTCATCTCTGG TATTTGGTTGGCAGGTGCCCCAGTTTCATCCCCGGCGCTGGTTCCAGAGCAGCAGCTTCAGCTGCTGGATGAG ATAGAGGATGCGTGTATGAGCTTCCTCACTGCAGAAGCCAGGCCTCAG GATATCGACACACTCGGACAACTTTGCTACATGGCGATGAGGGCAGTACAGCATTCTCAG GACTTCACAGGCAGGGGTGACGCTAAAAGG TTTTTATTTCACTACAGTAAGAGCCAAGATTCTGGAGACACGGAGGGCACA GCACCTGTGTTGCACCCCTTGCTGCAGCTCGTACCGCAGCTACACACCAGAAGACTCAGGAGAATCACCTTTGGG GAGAATCTTCATGGACCAGGTGGCATCCAAAGCAGAGGCTACTTCCTGTATCGG ccaAGAAATGGAAGAAGATCAGTCACACTTGTTTAA